The Pleuronectes platessa chromosome 10, fPlePla1.1, whole genome shotgun sequence genome contains a region encoding:
- the si:ch211-261d7.6 gene encoding zinc finger protein 208 isoform X3, whose translation MDVTAAAAAAATASATTTEEEAGNNPPDGNRASENDVQPPTEDTTNDMVGVFCCQDCEETFREEPAYLEHRQQHLQENVHLDDQLDGLSNGEKDKGAANFCTSCSLSFVEPSEFDSHMEMNHGQTSQKESGVQTKSGTLKPQAYECPDCGKCYTWRGHFLNHQRIHLQASKSVFCELEDLKKKPFKCETCGRSYSRASALDAHRRCHEEKIFKSRNRKSGDSLHTEESKVEAKHPKNKADNVPKKTFQCPCGKAFPASSHLKAHQRFSRKSQCATDEVKPKPKKICGEFHCSRCEKTFTGHIALFNHQRWHDNHSKDSAKRFPCEQCGKDFMTLAFYYRHQRMAHSDQAPAKSFLHQVCQLQKKAFECKECGLKFSRASALQSHQLHHTEVFRQTETGITIHTAPLSQHKELESEGKDTENMELNVESERLLPTSMAAEDSQRNESDEDMESYEPGDFNVQVISASESEDESVEDHNPDLELLCESDQELRDDSDAEPSSSGLVSKPEMDLKIVQVDFEQAEEQCALVASMAENDPTEKRFSCPDCYRWFASASSLRVHRMWHGIHKRRQTQDKCSIDCEECGLQFTDSEVFKTHLHQHSLEDDEEEEEEEEEEEDDDEEEALKPDNGNPAAELPPGREIKCENRDEDDEKMDGADNGCDTSSSSSTKNSDVAQSAEEDSSINKGRDGYCCDFCGKLYTYLVSYKKHLLKHDKKSSSPKPAVLTLSKYQCSHCDMSFHRRTRLRSHLKVHALRKRSKREPYRCDQCNNVFFCPKLLLRHMDVHKNKPFWCLSCAIGFTDEVSLDNHLQNHSRRQHKCEVCQRRFQMSSELLNHSKTHTGAKPHMCSLCGKGFSYKPNLIRHQKEHFWSYFGPDGRSPLIKNSEMKRPASSSSTVELLEKDKIKQQNETQKPSKDADEASSEESDCGEPLHYLSVTADPLDWSNTDGVQPQEGQETNVHRVHKYWEWECVECDMGFDDVAKLHSHYVKHATGELPFPQFDVEG comes from the exons ATGGacgttactgctgctgctgctgctgctgctacagctTCTGCGACgaccacagaggaggaagctggaaACAATCCGCCCGATGGAAACCGAGCGTCGGAAAACGATGTCCAACCCCCAACGGAGGACACAACAAATGACA TGGTTGGGGTTTTCTGCTGTCAGGATTGTGAAGAAACCTTCAGAGAGGAGCCTGCCTACTTGGAGCATCGGCAGCAGCACCTACAAGAAAACGTGCATTTAGATGACCAGTTGGATGGAttaagcaatggagaaaaagacaaaggagcAGCTAATTTTTGTACTTCATGTTCACTGTCATTTGTTGAACCGAGTGAATTCGACTCGCACATGGAGATGAACCACGGACAAACCTCCCAAAAGGAGTCTGGTGTTCAGACAAAATCTGGCACACTGAAGCCACAAGCCTATGAATGTCCAGACTGTGGGAAATGTTATACGTGGCGTGGACACTTTCTCAACCATCAGCGTATACACTTACAAGCCTCCAAATCAGTTTTTTGTGAGCTtgaagatttgaaaaaaaagcctTTTAAGTGTGAGACTTGTGGTCGGAGTTATTCCCGTGCTTCAGCTCTCGATGCACATCGTCGTTGTCATGAGGAAAAGATATTCAAGTCACGAAACAGGAAGTCAGGAGATTCATTACACACCGAGGAGTCGAAGGTTGAAGCCAAGCATCCTAAAAATAAGGCAGACAATGTACCTAAAAAAACTTTTCAGTGTCCTTGTGGTAAAGCCTTTCCGGCTTCGTCGCACCTGAAGGCTCATCAGCGATTTAGCCGCAAAAGTCAATGCGCCACAGATGAAGTCAAGCCGAAACCAAAGAAGATCTGTGGTGAGTTTCATTGCAGTAGGTGTGAAAAGACTTTCACTGGCCACATCGCCCTCTTCAACCATCAACGATGGCATGACAATCACTCAAAAGACTCTGCAAAAAGGTTTCCATGTGAGCAATGTGGGAAAGACTTTATGACACTGGCGTTCTACTATAGGCATCAGCGTATGGCGCACAGTGACCAGGCCCCGGCAAAGTCATTCCTCCATCAAGTTTGTCAGCTACAGAAGAAGGCATTTGAATGTAAGGAATGTGGGCTTAAGTTTTCCAGGGCTTCAGCACTTCAGTCTCATCAGCTCCACCACACGGAGGTTTTTAGACAAACCGAGACGGGGATCACTATACACACTGCTCCCCTATCTCAACATAAAGAATTGGAAAGTGAAGGAAAAGACACTGAGAACATGGAGCTAAATGTGGAATCGGAGAGGCTGCTTCCCACCAGTATGGCTGCAGAAGACTCTCAAAGAAATGAGAGTGATGAAGACATGGAGAGTTATGAGCCTGGGGACTTTAATGTTCAGGTGATCAGTGCAAGTGAATCTGAGGACGAGTCTGTCGAAGACCACAATCCTGATCTGGAGCTGCTGTGTGAATCGGATCAGGAATTAAGAGACGACAGTGACGCAGAACCTTCCTCCAGTGGTCTCGTTTCCAAACCGGAAATGGACTTGAAAATTGTACAAGTCGACTTCGAGCAGGCAGAAGAGCAATGTGCACTCGTTGCGAGCATGGCCGAGAATGACCCCACAGAGAAAAGATTTAGTTGTCCAGACTGTTACCGTTGGTTTGCTAGTGCCTCATCACTGCGCGTTCACAGAATGTGGCATGGCATTCATAAAAGACGCCAAACTCAAG ACAAGTGCAGCATTGACTGTGAGGAATGTGGATTGCAGTTTACGGACTCGGAAGTGTTCAAGACTCACCTGCACCAGCATTCTctggaggatgatgaggaggaggaggaggaggaggaggaggaggaggatgatgatgaggaggaagctctGAAACCAGACAACGGCAACCCTGCAGCCGAACTGCCTCCTGGGAGAGAAATCAAATGTGAAAAccgtgatgaagatgatgaaaagATGGATGGTGCTGACAATGGGTGCGACACAAGCAGCTCATCATCAACAAAAAATTCGGATGTAGCTCAAAGTGCTGAAGAGGACTCGTCGATTAACAAAGGTCGAGACGGGTACTGTTGTGATTTCTGTGGGAAGCTTTACACGTACTTGGTTTCATACAAAAAACACCTCCTGAAGCATGACAAGAAGTCGTCTTCACCAAAACCGGCTGTCCTGACTTTGAGTAAATACCAGTGCTCACACTGCGATATGTCGTTCCACAGGAGGACACGGCTACGCAGTCATCTGAAAGTCCACGCATTACGCAAACGTTCCAAAAGAGAACCTTACAGATGTGACCAGTGCAACAACGTCTTCTTTTGTCCCAAATTATTGCTGCGTCACATGGATGTCcacaaaaataaaccattttGGTGTTTGAGTTGTGCCATCGGCTTCACAGACGAAGTGTCACTAGATAATCACCTGCAGAATCACAGTCGGAGGCAACACAAGTGTGAGGTTTGCCAGAGGAGGTTCCAAATGTCCTCTGAGCTCCTGAATCACTCCAAAACCCACACTGGAGCAAAGCCGCACATGTGCTCATTGTGTGGGAAGGGTTTTTCCTACAAGCCAAACCTAATTAGACATCAAAAGGAGCACTTTTGGAGTTACTTCGGGCCAGATGGAAGATCTCCGCTTATCAAGAATTCTGAAATGAAGAGACCCGCTTCCAGCAGTAGCACAGTGGAGCTGCTCGAGAAGGACAAAATTAAGCAGCAAAATGAAACTCAGAAGCCAAGCAAGGATGCTGATGAGGCTAGCTCTGAAGAGTCAGACTGTGGAGAGCCTTTACATTACTTATCTGTCACGGCTGATCCACTCGATTGGTCGAACACAGATGGTGTGCAACCACAGGAGGGACAAGAGACAAATGTGCACCGAGTGCATAAATACTGGGAATGGGagtgtgttgaatgtgacatggGCTTTGATGATGTGGCAAAGCTGCATTCCCATTATGTAAAACATGCTACAGGGGAGCTACCGTTTCCACAGTTTGATGTTGAGGGATGA
- the si:ch211-261d7.6 gene encoding zinc finger protein 91 isoform X1 produces the protein MDVTAAAAAAATASATTTEEEAGNNPPDGNRASENDVQPPTEDTTNDMVGVFCCQDCEETFREEPAYLEHRQQHLQENVHLDDQLDGLSNGEKDKGAANFCTSCSLSFVEPSEFDSHMEMNHGQTSQKESGVQTKSGTLKPQAYECPDCGKCYTWRGHFLNHQRIHLQASKSVFCELEDLKKKPFKCETCGRSYSRASALDAHRRCHEEKIFKSRNRKSGDSLHTEESKVEAKHPKNKADNVPKKTFQCPCGKAFPASSHLKAHQRFSRKSQCATDEVKPKPKKICGEFHCSRCEKTFTGHIALFNHQRWHDNHSKDSAKRFPCEQCGKDFMTLAFYYRHQRMAHSDQAPAKSFLHQVCQLQKKAFECKECGLKFSRASALQSHQLHHTEVFRQTETGITIHTAPLSQHKELESEGKDTENMELNVESERLLPTSMAAEDSQRNESDEDMESYEPGDFNVQVISASESEDESVEDHNPDLELLCESDQELRDDSDAEPSSSGLVSKPEMDLKIVQVDFEQAEEQCALVASMAENDPTEKRFSCPDCYRWFASASSLRVHRMWHGIHKRRQTQGQSAAVCTSDTCGHDGSSYAAHCSHTQQHEIQNTSNIELDQGDGLENTNLTCNECGKCFSHLSALVSHQLNHPKRKQFQCPECMMTYLHAASLFNHMKNCSSQKKENTKKEYNPKKTLLGPKIYHCEQCGKGFWSLGAYSHHQQNQTECSELRQKKGDGGSSRSFNGRPRSSVKVACPVCGRKFRHKGIMALHMRKHENGNHKCELCNRSFRLFSSLLRHQVVHNDQLLPPPIKSFQHQVEQLKKNTYSCPDCGKLFSRAKALQFHMKSHGYETGHSQPSSRSNVKLEDLQCPTCLSHFNSKASLRAHKKLCIKRDSGAIDCKIEPIENVYTPMDSLDVGTQKISDQATFISEVKKEMDSGERAMEDPMGKTDLKYKCNKCDRSFSVVGALNLHKRVHADGYKRVAKAKLAIHTKPKQEEASKGLFHCSECGRRFMSNSALGAHKRWHKGKIFSLSMLKEDDLKSVRLKAEEGPFQCNMCGKQFFNRFVLQRHQMFNPRCQTKFQPQPDSSKNAESSNSLEKFSCPECNKTFVQGSLLAAHYENEHSKLWEAADLEGDGVVLVDCVPAQIDISRNGSEFTPSTTKGKTYQCSICSMTFAKARGLHAHKWQAHLKRTKGKHTFPLSTKMDSIATSSEEDSSSVDNSTVVSSHHPAKKSSPVGTEKKIIISASIPVKSVIGLDCGKECRSAHHKKECMDVKHEFRSEVQTPESTTDISSPPGPLFEQSVKCLFKCDKCGKAFQTMEQLRTHKTKAKSRPFCCALCCHAFWTENQLQQHLTWHDEVRCRLPNEVRYRLSAAMTPKPLKANKSLPSTLNQPVLNPDIQSQTSHKCQHCGKAFLSPAALQKHETQHCNRDSYHCSICPRTFSAIQDLIDHHQECIGDYIGQSEAPAVVSSGDTHGLTCLECGTTFSQETDLHQHYSEHTCGVH, from the exons ATGGacgttactgctgctgctgctgctgctgctacagctTCTGCGACgaccacagaggaggaagctggaaACAATCCGCCCGATGGAAACCGAGCGTCGGAAAACGATGTCCAACCCCCAACGGAGGACACAACAAATGACA TGGTTGGGGTTTTCTGCTGTCAGGATTGTGAAGAAACCTTCAGAGAGGAGCCTGCCTACTTGGAGCATCGGCAGCAGCACCTACAAGAAAACGTGCATTTAGATGACCAGTTGGATGGAttaagcaatggagaaaaagacaaaggagcAGCTAATTTTTGTACTTCATGTTCACTGTCATTTGTTGAACCGAGTGAATTCGACTCGCACATGGAGATGAACCACGGACAAACCTCCCAAAAGGAGTCTGGTGTTCAGACAAAATCTGGCACACTGAAGCCACAAGCCTATGAATGTCCAGACTGTGGGAAATGTTATACGTGGCGTGGACACTTTCTCAACCATCAGCGTATACACTTACAAGCCTCCAAATCAGTTTTTTGTGAGCTtgaagatttgaaaaaaaagcctTTTAAGTGTGAGACTTGTGGTCGGAGTTATTCCCGTGCTTCAGCTCTCGATGCACATCGTCGTTGTCATGAGGAAAAGATATTCAAGTCACGAAACAGGAAGTCAGGAGATTCATTACACACCGAGGAGTCGAAGGTTGAAGCCAAGCATCCTAAAAATAAGGCAGACAATGTACCTAAAAAAACTTTTCAGTGTCCTTGTGGTAAAGCCTTTCCGGCTTCGTCGCACCTGAAGGCTCATCAGCGATTTAGCCGCAAAAGTCAATGCGCCACAGATGAAGTCAAGCCGAAACCAAAGAAGATCTGTGGTGAGTTTCATTGCAGTAGGTGTGAAAAGACTTTCACTGGCCACATCGCCCTCTTCAACCATCAACGATGGCATGACAATCACTCAAAAGACTCTGCAAAAAGGTTTCCATGTGAGCAATGTGGGAAAGACTTTATGACACTGGCGTTCTACTATAGGCATCAGCGTATGGCGCACAGTGACCAGGCCCCGGCAAAGTCATTCCTCCATCAAGTTTGTCAGCTACAGAAGAAGGCATTTGAATGTAAGGAATGTGGGCTTAAGTTTTCCAGGGCTTCAGCACTTCAGTCTCATCAGCTCCACCACACGGAGGTTTTTAGACAAACCGAGACGGGGATCACTATACACACTGCTCCCCTATCTCAACATAAAGAATTGGAAAGTGAAGGAAAAGACACTGAGAACATGGAGCTAAATGTGGAATCGGAGAGGCTGCTTCCCACCAGTATGGCTGCAGAAGACTCTCAAAGAAATGAGAGTGATGAAGACATGGAGAGTTATGAGCCTGGGGACTTTAATGTTCAGGTGATCAGTGCAAGTGAATCTGAGGACGAGTCTGTCGAAGACCACAATCCTGATCTGGAGCTGCTGTGTGAATCGGATCAGGAATTAAGAGACGACAGTGACGCAGAACCTTCCTCCAGTGGTCTCGTTTCCAAACCGGAAATGGACTTGAAAATTGTACAAGTCGACTTCGAGCAGGCAGAAGAGCAATGTGCACTCGTTGCGAGCATGGCCGAGAATGACCCCACAGAGAAAAGATTTAGTTGTCCAGACTGTTACCGTTGGTTTGCTAGTGCCTCATCACTGCGCGTTCACAGAATGTGGCATGGCATTCATAAAAGACGCCAAACTCAAGGTCAGTCAGCGGCAGTTTGCACTTCTGACACATGCGGCCATGACGGCAGCAGCTACGCAGCACACTGCagtcacacacaacaacacgagatacaaaacacaagcaacatTGAATTGGATCAGGGAGACGGGTTAGAGAACACAAACCTGACGTGCAATGAGTGTGGTAAATGCTTCTCACATTTGTCTGCTTTAGTCTCTCATCAGTTAAATCATcccaaaagaaaacaattccaATGTCCAGAGTGTATGATGACTTACTTGCATGCAGCTAGCTTGTTTAACCATATGAAAAACTGCTCCTCTCAAAAGAAAGAGAATACAAAGAAAGAATACAATCCAAAGAAGACTCTTCTAGGCCCAAAGATTTATCATTGCGAGCAGTGTGGGAAGGGTTTTTGGTCTTTAGGAGCTTATTCACACCACCAGCAAAATCAGACCGAGTGTTCAGAATTGAGGCAAAAAAAAGGGGACGGGGGATCTTCACGCTCTTTTAATGGCCGCCCACGCTCTAGTGTTAAGGTTGCATGTCCAGTGTGTGGTAGGAAGTTTCGTCACAAGGGCATTATGGCGTTGCACATGCGAAAACACGAAAATGGAAATCATAAATGTGAACTCTGCAACAGGTCGTTCCGTCTTTTTTCCAGCCTCCTCAGACACCAGGTTGTTCACAATGACCAGTTACTCCCACCACCTATTAAGTCTTTTCAGCATCAGGTGGAGcagttgaaaaaaaacacatacagttgTCCTGACTGTGGGAAGCTGTTTTCGAGAGCCAAAGCTCTTCAGTTCCATATGAAAAGCCACGGGTACGAGACTGGGCACTCCCAGCCGTCATCCCGATCTAACGTAAAGCTGGAAGATCTCCAGTGTCCAACATGCCTCTCACATTTCAACAGCAAGGCCTCGTTACGAGCTCATAAAAAACTTTGCATTAAAAGGGACAGCGGAGCAATTGATTGTAAGATAGAGCCCATAGAAAATGTTTATACTCCCATGGATAGTCTGGATGTCGGCACACAGAAAATCTCTGATCAGGCAACATTTATTTCTGaagtaaagaaagaaatggACAGTGGAGAGCGAGCGATGGAAGATCCAATGGGAAAAACTGATCTGAAATACAAATGCAATAAATGTGACCGAAGCTTTTCTGTGGTCGGGGCTTTGAATCTTCATAAAAGAGTTCATGCTGATGGTTACAAAAGAGTAGCAAAAGCTAAATTGGCCATACATACGAAACCCAAACAGGAAGAGGCCAGTAAAGGTCTGTTTCACTGCTCAGAATGTGGGAGGCGCTTCATGTCTAACTCTGCCCTCGGCGCCCACAAACGTTGGCACAAAGGAAAGATTTTTTCACTGTCTATGCTCAAAGAGGATGATTTGAAGTCTGTCAGATTAAAGGCGGAGGAGGGACCTTTTCAGTGCAACATGTGTGGCAAACAGTTTTTTAACCGCTTTGTTCTCCAGCGCCACCAAATGTTTAATCCTCGGTGTCAAACCAAATTTCAACCACAGCCCGATTCAAGTAAAAATGCAGAGAGCAGCAACTCACTGGAAAAGTTCTCATGTCCTGAATGTAACAAGACATTTGTGCAAGGTTCGCTCCTGGCTGCCCATTATGAAAATGAGCACAGTAAACTCTGGGAGGCTGCAGATCTTGAAGGAGATGGAGTTGTCTTAGTAGACTGCGTTCCCGCACAGATTGATATCAGTCGCAATGGGAGTGAGTTCACGCCATCGACCACAAAGGGAAAAACTTACCAGTGTTCAATCTGTTCTATGACCTTTGCCAAAGCAAGAGGTCTGCATGCCCACAAATGGCAGGCCCACCTAAAGAGAACAAAAGGCAAACATACATTTCCTTTGAGTACAAAAATGGATTCCATTGCCACGAGCAGTGAGGAAGATTCATCATCTGTAGACAACAGTACAGTGGTGAGCAGTCATCATCCTGCAAAGAAAAGTAGCCCTGTTGGCACAGAAAAGAAGATCATCATATCTGCCTCTATACCTGTGAAATCTGTCATAGGTCTGGACTGTGGGAAAGAGTGCAGATCTGCACACCATAAGAAAGAATGCATGGATGTTAAGCATGAGTTTAGATCAGAAGTCCAGACTCCAGAATCCACCACTGACATTTCCTCGCCACCCGGGCCTCTGTTCGAGCAATCCGTCAAATGCCTCTTCAAGTGCGATAAGTGTGGGAAAGCTTTTCAGACGATGGAACAGCTAAGAACCCATAAGACCAAGGCAAAAAGTCGGCCTTTTTGCTGCGCTCTGTGCTGCCATGCCTTTTGGACTGAgaaccagctgcagcagcacctcACCTGGCACGATGAAGTCCGCTGCCGTCTCCCAAATGAGGTCCGCTACAGGCTCAGCGCTGCTATGACTCCCAAGCCTCTAAAAGCCAACAAGTCCCTCCCTTCTACACTGAACCAACCTGTGCTTAACCCAGACATCCAGTCTCAAACTAGCCATAAGTGCCAACACTGTGGGAAAGCCTTTCTTTCACCAGCTGCATTACAAAAACATGAAACTCAGCACTGTAACAGAGACTCGTATCATTGCTCCATTTGCCCCAGGACCTTCAGTGCAATACAGGACCTTATTGATCATCACCAGGAATGTATCGGTGATTACATAGGGCAGAGTGAAGCCCCCGCTGTGGTCTCATCAGGAGATACCCATGGTCTTACTTGCCTGGAATGTGGAACTACTTTTAGTCAAGAAACTGATTTGCACCAGCACTATAGTGAACATACCTGTGGAGTGCATTAG
- the si:ch211-261d7.6 gene encoding gastrula zinc finger protein XlCGF26.1 isoform X4 codes for MDVTAAAAAAATASATTTEEEAGNNPPDGNRASENDVQPPTEDTTNDNKCSIDCEECGLQFTDSEVFKTHLHQHSLEDDEEEEEEEEEEEDDDEEEALKPDNGNPAAELPPGREIKCENRDEDDEKMDGADNGCDTSSSSSTKNSDVAQSAEEDSSINKGRDGYCCDFCGKLYTYLVSYKKHLLKHDKKSSSPKPAVLTLSKYQCSHCDMSFHRRTRLRSHLKVHALRKRSKREPYRCDQCNNVFFCPKLLLRHMDVHKNKPFWCLSCAIGFTDEVSLDNHLQNHSRRQHKCEVCQRRFQMSSELLNHSKTHTGAKPHMCSLCGKGFSYKPNLIRHQKEHFWSYFGPDGRSPLIKNSEMKRPASSSSTVELLEKDKIKQQNETQKPSKDADEASSEESDCGEPLHYLSVTADPLDWSNTDGVQPQEGQETNVHRVHKYWEWECVECDMGFDDVAKLHSHYVKHATGELPFPQFDVEG; via the exons ATGGacgttactgctgctgctgctgctgctgctacagctTCTGCGACgaccacagaggaggaagctggaaACAATCCGCCCGATGGAAACCGAGCGTCGGAAAACGATGTCCAACCCCCAACGGAGGACACAACAAATGACA ACAAGTGCAGCATTGACTGTGAGGAATGTGGATTGCAGTTTACGGACTCGGAAGTGTTCAAGACTCACCTGCACCAGCATTCTctggaggatgatgaggaggaggaggaggaggaggaggaggaggaggatgatgatgaggaggaagctctGAAACCAGACAACGGCAACCCTGCAGCCGAACTGCCTCCTGGGAGAGAAATCAAATGTGAAAAccgtgatgaagatgatgaaaagATGGATGGTGCTGACAATGGGTGCGACACAAGCAGCTCATCATCAACAAAAAATTCGGATGTAGCTCAAAGTGCTGAAGAGGACTCGTCGATTAACAAAGGTCGAGACGGGTACTGTTGTGATTTCTGTGGGAAGCTTTACACGTACTTGGTTTCATACAAAAAACACCTCCTGAAGCATGACAAGAAGTCGTCTTCACCAAAACCGGCTGTCCTGACTTTGAGTAAATACCAGTGCTCACACTGCGATATGTCGTTCCACAGGAGGACACGGCTACGCAGTCATCTGAAAGTCCACGCATTACGCAAACGTTCCAAAAGAGAACCTTACAGATGTGACCAGTGCAACAACGTCTTCTTTTGTCCCAAATTATTGCTGCGTCACATGGATGTCcacaaaaataaaccattttGGTGTTTGAGTTGTGCCATCGGCTTCACAGACGAAGTGTCACTAGATAATCACCTGCAGAATCACAGTCGGAGGCAACACAAGTGTGAGGTTTGCCAGAGGAGGTTCCAAATGTCCTCTGAGCTCCTGAATCACTCCAAAACCCACACTGGAGCAAAGCCGCACATGTGCTCATTGTGTGGGAAGGGTTTTTCCTACAAGCCAAACCTAATTAGACATCAAAAGGAGCACTTTTGGAGTTACTTCGGGCCAGATGGAAGATCTCCGCTTATCAAGAATTCTGAAATGAAGAGACCCGCTTCCAGCAGTAGCACAGTGGAGCTGCTCGAGAAGGACAAAATTAAGCAGCAAAATGAAACTCAGAAGCCAAGCAAGGATGCTGATGAGGCTAGCTCTGAAGAGTCAGACTGTGGAGAGCCTTTACATTACTTATCTGTCACGGCTGATCCACTCGATTGGTCGAACACAGATGGTGTGCAACCACAGGAGGGACAAGAGACAAATGTGCACCGAGTGCATAAATACTGGGAATGGGagtgtgttgaatgtgacatggGCTTTGATGATGTGGCAAAGCTGCATTCCCATTATGTAAAACATGCTACAGGGGAGCTACCGTTTCCACAGTTTGATGTTGAGGGATGA